In Endozoicomonas sp. GU-1, one DNA window encodes the following:
- a CDS encoding RAP domain-containing protein encodes MHHAKTKAKSKEEKDQFSTQGTANLLWALAKLGEAIELNLVKSTFDPFVDRISENPQFSQPDILMSLWGIMVLCARFYLDSGSNDKHSLEKHMGELFSRLENTSPGNIEDQCIMAMAAIWLGRACPVIPYYTTIISQYQSTLRDQLQSSLPSLKIEEEKSLNSLPPVDLLLPEYNMVIDIQGPSHYVGGDFKTRNGPTLLKIALLKKSGFEVIEIPVNKLGNQDSIKIVIEQIKTKLAVLPKVYGSLLYNSGEGAVDEAYVTADEGGEFSDDCYFTAEEYVEEPIKKTKKRNRRRKKSVKTAD; translated from the coding sequence TTGCACCATGCGAAAACCAAAGCCAAATCAAAAGAAGAGAAAGACCAATTCAGCACTCAAGGTACCGCCAACTTGCTGTGGGCCCTGGCGAAACTGGGTGAGGCCATTGAGCTGAACCTGGTGAAATCTACGTTTGATCCTTTTGTCGACAGAATCAGTGAAAACCCTCAATTCTCTCAACCAGATATATTGATGTCTCTCTGGGGCATCATGGTATTGTGTGCCAGGTTTTATCTGGACTCAGGTAGTAATGATAAACACTCTCTTGAAAAGCACATGGGCGAACTATTTTCTCGCCTGGAAAATACCTCCCCGGGCAATATAGAGGATCAATGCATCATGGCCATGGCGGCAATTTGGCTTGGGAGAGCGTGTCCGGTCATCCCTTATTACACGACAATCATTTCACAATATCAATCCACCCTCCGCGATCAACTCCAATCAAGCCTTCCTTCGTTGAAGATTGAAGAAGAAAAGAGTCTGAACTCATTACCTCCGGTTGACCTGCTACTGCCAGAGTACAACATGGTTATCGACATTCAGGGACCTTCCCATTATGTGGGTGGTGATTTCAAAACCAGGAATGGTCCGACTTTGTTGAAAATCGCTCTGCTGAAAAAATCAGGATTTGAGGTCATTGAAATCCCGGTGAACAAGCTTGGGAACCAGGATTCAATAAAAATAGTTATTGAGCAAATAAAGACAAAGTTAGCTGTCCTGCCAAAGGTTTATGGCTCTTTGTTATATAACAGCGGCGAGGGGGCAGTAGATGAGGCATACGTTACTGCCGATGAAGGAGGGGAATTTTCCGATGACTGCTATTTTACCGCTGAAGAATATGTAGAAGAGCCAATCAAAAAAACAAAAAAGAGAAACAGGAGGAGAAAAAAGTCAGTGAAAACGGCTGACTGA
- a CDS encoding DUF1601 domain-containing protein: MMDRSSAGVSWQCTTSGNDYKQPDDRTDCAKSGRCWHGTVRQLDAPLAYVRESNEFYAASDARSTDHPPRHSIKPVHGFKALITPEKIDYMMKISAHYGDHYDGKKHCQFALSIKHYILASKRPLHHSEQRQLIPLLHDFKATPGWTWRSLATTFHSFTSAGVFTPHKYMDEWVKEIQATLLSTLLDPVILKCNQKPDARDINAQGTANLLWAVAKLVDNGLTLEKTAKLKEAVVVLLPHVQTKAEAKEEKDRFNTQGISNLVWTMAKLVDNGLALEKTPKLKEALAALLPQVKTKIESKEEKDRFSTQGTSNLLWALAKLVDNGLQLEMAKLKEAVAALLRHVKTKAESKQEKDHFKPQEVANLLWAMAKLVNNGLALEKTAKLKEAVCALLPCVKTKAASKEEKDHLNTQAINNLLWALAKLVDNGLALEKTTKLKEVVAALLPHVKTKAESKEEKGHFNTQTITNLLWSLAKLVDNGLELEKTPKLKEAMAVLLYHVKAKAESKEEKDHFKPQAVVNLLWALAKLVDNGLEKTPKLKEAVAALLPLMKIKAESKEEKDYFMSQHISNLLWAMAKLVDNGLELKKTAKLKEVLVTLLAQVKIKAASKEEKDQFKPQGIANLLWAMAKLVDNGLEKTTQLKEVVAALLPQVKTKAESKEEKDCFQSQGIINVLWAVVILGTTGWSWGRDRSSKRPWPRYCTMRKPKPNQKKRKTNSALKVPPTCCGPWRNWVRPLS; this comes from the coding sequence ATGATGGACAGAAGCAGTGCTGGTGTCAGTTGGCAATGCACAACGTCAGGTAATGATTATAAACAACCGGATGATCGTACCGATTGTGCAAAAAGTGGGCGATGCTGGCATGGTACTGTCAGACAGTTGGATGCGCCACTCGCCTATGTCCGGGAGAGTAATGAATTTTATGCTGCTTCTGACGCCCGCTCTACTGACCATCCACCAAGACATTCAATAAAACCTGTTCATGGTTTCAAAGCTCTCATCACACCAGAAAAAATAGATTACATGATGAAGATATCTGCTCATTATGGTGATCACTATGATGGTAAAAAACACTGTCAATTTGCCCTTTCAATCAAACACTACATTTTAGCGTCAAAACGACCTTTGCATCATAGTGAACAACGCCAACTGATACCGTTGTTGCACGATTTTAAAGCGACACCCGGGTGGACCTGGCGAAGCCTGGCGACAACGTTTCATTCCTTTACTTCAGCGGGTGTTTTTACCCCTCATAAATACATGGATGAGTGGGTTAAGGAAATTCAAGCTACTCTACTGTCAACTTTACTTGATCCTGTAATACTTAAGTGCAACCAAAAACCTGACGCCAGGGATATTAATGCACAGGGTACCGCCAACCTACTGTGGGCCGTTGCAAAGCTGGTGGACAATGGTCTGACGCTGGAGAAGACAGCGAAGCTGAAAGAGGCCGTGGTTGTGCTGTTGCCCCATGTGCAAACCAAAGCCGAAGCAAAAGAAGAGAAAGACCGCTTCAACACTCAAGGTATTTCTAACCTGGTGTGGACCATGGCGAAACTGGTGGACAATGGGCTGGCGCTGGAGAAGACACCGAAGCTGAAAGAGGCCCTGGCTGCGCTGTTACCCCAGGTGAAAACCAAAATTGAATCAAAAGAAGAGAAAGACCGCTTCAGCACTCAAGGTACCTCTAACCTGCTGTGGGCCCTGGCGAAACTGGTGGACAATGGGCTGCAGCTGGAGATGGCGAAGCTGAAAGAGGCCGTGGCCGCGCTGTTACGCCATGTGAAAACCAAAGCCGAATCAAAACAAGAGAAAGACCACTTCAAGCCACAGGAAGTCGCCAATCTACTGTGGGCCATGGCAAAACTGGTGAACAACGGACTGGCACTGGAGAAGACAGCGAAGCTCAAAGAGGCCGTGTGTGCGTTGTTGCCCTGTGTGAAAACCAAAGCCGCATCAAAAGAAGAGAAGGACCACCTGAACACTCAAGCTATCAACAACCTGCTGTGGGCCCTGGCGAAACTGGTGGACAACGGGTTGGCGCTGGAGAAGACAACGAAGCTCAAAGAGGTCGTGGCCGCGCTGTTGCCCCATGTGAAAACCAAAGCCGAATCAAAAGAAGAGAAGGGCCACTTTAACACTCAAACGATCACCAACCTGCTCTGGTCTCTGGCAAAACTGGTGGACAACGGGCTGGAGCTGGAGAAGACACCGAAGCTCAAAGAAGCCATGGCCGTGTTGTTGTACCATGTGAAAGCCAAAGCCGAATCCAAAGAAGAGAAAGACCACTTCAAGCCACAGGCAGTCGTCAACCTGCTGTGGGCGCTGGCGAAACTGGTGGACAACGGGCTGGAGAAAACACCGAAGCTCAAAGAGGCCGTGGCCGCGCTGTTGCCCCTGATGAAAATCAAAGCCGAATCAAAAGAAGAGAAAGACTACTTTATGTCTCAACATATCTCCAACCTGCTGTGGGCCATGGCGAAATTGGTTGACAACGGACTGGAGTTGAAGAAGACAGCGAAGCTTAAAGAGGTTCTGGTCACACTGCTGGCTCAGGTGAAAATCAAAGCCGCATCAAAAGAAGAGAAAGACCAGTTCAAACCTCAGGGCATCGCCAATTTGCTGTGGGCAATGGCAAAACTGGTGGACAACGGGCTGGAGAAAACAACGCAGCTCAAAGAGGTCGTGGCCGCGCTGTTGCCCCAGGTGAAAACCAAAGCCGAATCAAAAGAAGAGAAAGACTGCTTCCAGTCTCAAGGTATCATCAACGTGCTGTGGGCCGTGGTGATACTGGGGACAACGGGCTGGAGCTGGGGAAGAGATCGAAGCTCAAAGAGACCCTGGCCGCGCTATTGCACCATGCGAAAACCAAAGCCAAATCAAAAGAAGAGAAAGACCAATTCAGCACTCAAGGTACCGCCAACTTGCTGTGGGCCCTGGCGAAACTGGGTGAGGCCATTGAGCTGA
- a CDS encoding RAP domain-containing protein, which translates to MDRGGAGISWKYTTSGNDYKQSESHGDSSRDRRYRHRTARQAHTPTPYIPGRNEFYRASGACSADYPPRYSVKPVDDFNTLVTKEKMDWLAKVSAHYGKNYDGKKHSQFTTLIKQYTLASQRPLNHSEQRQLISLLHDFKATPRWSWRSLTTTFHSFTSAGVFTPHKYMDAWVKETQAALLSNLLDLVILKCNQETRDIDALGAVNLMWALAKLVDNGLVLKKTPKLKEAVAALLPYAKIKAESKEENDHFIPKRIASLLWSVAKLVDNGLELKKIPKLQEAVATLLHQAKTRAESKEKKDHFNAQGNANLMWAVAKLVDNGLELEKTPLLKEVVAVILHNVTTNARLKEERDHFIPQHITNLLWAVAKLVDNGLEKTLKLKESVVALLPHVKTTAESKEEKDHFNNQTTANLLWALAKLVDHGLKLENTPKLKEVVAVLLSHVKAKAESKEEKDHFTPQEVANLYWAVAKLVDHGLELEKTPKLKEAVTALLRHIKAKAKSNEEKEYFISQHISNMMWALAKLVDHGLALEKTPELKEVVAVLLPHVATKAESKEEKDRFIPQHIANLLWALAKLVDNGLEPEKAPKVKAALAALLYHVTTKAKSKEEKDHFIPQQITNLLWAMAKLVDNGLELEKTPKLKEAVAALLPWVKTKAQAKEGQSQFQPQEVANLLWALAKLVDNGLALERTPTLKEVVVRLLLPHVKINAESKEKKDFFCTQDIVNLLWAVAKLVHNGLELERTPRLKEVVAALLLHVTTKAGSIEEKDQFSSQNIANLLWALAKLVEKGLTLGKTSKLKEPVIALLPHVQTKAEAKEDKDHLKPREVANLLWALAKMGEAIELNLVQSAINSLVERITEIPQLSQRDIPMSLWGVLVFCARFYLHFGSDSKNALEKPIDELLSRLEIPPPYNTEAPFIMAMAASWLGRTCPVMVPYYRSTISQSQSIFRDQLRLSLPSLKIEEETSLNSLPPVDLLLPDYNMVIDIQGPFHYVGGDFKTRNGPTLLKIALLQKLGFEVIEIPVTELDDRDSMQSVIEQIKTKLAILPEADGPVLLNSEKAVDDVYITADEEGQFSDDCYFSAEEDLSS; encoded by the coding sequence ATGGATAGAGGCGGTGCTGGCATAAGTTGGAAATACACGACATCAGGTAATGATTATAAACAATCGGAGAGTCATGGCGATTCTTCAAGGGACAGGCGATATCGACATCGCACAGCCAGGCAGGCGCATACGCCAACCCCCTATATTCCGGGGCGTAATGAGTTTTATCGTGCTTCTGGTGCCTGCTCTGCTGACTATCCGCCAAGATATTCAGTAAAACCTGTTGATGATTTTAATACTCTCGTTACTAAAGAAAAAATGGATTGGCTGGCAAAGGTCTCTGCCCATTACGGTAAAAACTATGATGGGAAAAAACACAGTCAATTTACCACTTTAATTAAACAATACACATTAGCGTCACAACGACCTTTAAATCACAGTGAACAACGTCAACTGATATCATTGTTGCACGATTTTAAAGCAACACCCCGGTGGAGCTGGCGAAGCCTGACGACAACGTTTCATTCATTTACTTCGGCGGGTGTTTTTACCCCTCATAAATACATGGATGCGTGGGTTAAGGAAACTCAAGCTGCTTTACTGTCAAATTTGCTTGATCTGGTAATACTTAAGTGCAATCAGGAAACCAGAGATATTGATGCACTGGGTGCCGTCAACCTGATGTGGGCCCTGGCGAAACTGGTGGACAATGGGCTGGTACTGAAGAAAACACCGAAGCTGAAAGAGGCCGTGGCCGCGCTGTTACCCTATGCGAAAATCAAAGCCGAATCCAAAGAAGAGAACGACCACTTTATTCCCAAGCGAATCGCCAGCCTGCTGTGGTCTGTGGCAAAACTGGTGGACAACGGGCTGGAACTGAAGAAGATACCGAAGCTCCAGGAGGCTGTGGCCACGTTGTTGCACCAGGCGAAAACCAGAGCGGAATCAAAAGAGAAGAAAGACCACTTCAACGCTCAAGGTAACGCCAACCTGATGTGGGCCGTGGCGAAACTGGTGGACAACGGGCTAGAGCTGGAGAAGACACCGTTGCTCAAAGAGGTCGTGGCCGTAATTTTGCACAATGTGACAACCAACGCCAGATTAAAAGAAGAGAGAGACCACTTTATTCCTCAGCATATCACCAACCTGCTGTGGGCCGTGGCAAAACTGGTGGACAACGGACTGGAAAAGACACTGAAGCTCAAAGAGTCCGTGGTTGCGCTGTTGCCCCATGTAAAAACCACAGCTGAATCAAAAGAGGAGAAAGACCACTTTAACAATCAAACTACCGCCAACCTGCTGTGGGCCCTGGCGAAACTGGTGGACCACGGACTGAAGCTGGAGAACACACCGAAGCTGAAAGAGGTTGTGGCCGTGCTGTTGTCCCATGTGAAAGCCAAAGCCGAATCAAAAGAAGAGAAAGACCACTTCACGCCACAGGAAGTTGCCAATCTATATTGGGCCGTGGCGAAACTGGTGGACCATGGGCTGGAGCTGGAGAAGACACCGAAGCTCAAAGAGGCTGTTACCGCACTTTTGCGCCATATTAAGGCCAAAGCCAAATCAAACGAAGAGAAGGAATACTTTATTTCTCAGCATATCTCCAACATGATGTGGGCCTTGGCGAAACTGGTGGACCATGGGCTGGCGCTGGAGAAAACACCGGAGCTCAAAGAGGTGGTGGCTGTGCTGTTGCCTCATGTGGCAACCAAAGCCGAATCCAAAGAAGAGAAAGACCGCTTTATTCCTCAGCATATCGCCAATCTGCTGTGGGCCCTGGCGAAACTGGTGGACAACGGGCTGGAACCGGAGAAGGCACCGAAGGTCAAAGCAGCCCTGGCCGCGCTGTTGTACCATGTGACAACCAAAGCCAAATCAAAGGAAGAAAAAGACCACTTTATTCCTCAGCAGATCACCAACCTGCTGTGGGCCATGGCGAAACTGGTGGACAACGGGCTGGAACTGGAGAAGACACCGAAGCTGAAAGAGGCCGTGGCTGCGCTGTTACCTTGGGTGAAAACCAAAGCCCAGGCAAAAGAAGGGCAAAGCCAGTTCCAGCCGCAGGAAGTAGCCAACCTGCTGTGGGCCCTGGCGAAACTGGTGGACAACGGACTGGCGCTGGAGCGCACACCGACACTTAAAGAGGTCGTGGTCAGGTTGTTGTTGCCCCATGTGAAAATCAACGCCGAATCAAAAGAGAAGAAAGACTTCTTCTGCACTCAGGATATCGTTAACCTGCTGTGGGCCGTGGCGAAACTGGTGCACAACGGACTGGAGCTGGAGAGGACACCGAGGCTCAAAGAGGTCGTGGCCGCACTGTTGCTCCATGTGACAACCAAAGCCGGATCAATAGAAGAGAAAGACCAATTTTCTTCGCAGAATATCGCCAACCTGCTGTGGGCCCTGGCGAAACTGGTGGAGAAGGGGTTGACGCTGGGGAAAACATCAAAGCTCAAAGAACCCGTGATTGCGCTGTTGCCCCATGTGCAAACCAAAGCCGAAGCAAAAGAAGACAAAGACCACTTAAAGCCAAGGGAAGTTGCCAATCTACTTTGGGCCCTGGCGAAAATGGGTGAAGCCATTGAGCTGAATCTGGTCCAATCTGCGATCAATTCTCTTGTTGAAAGAATCACTGAAATCCCTCAGCTCTCTCAGCGAGATATACCGATGTCTCTCTGGGGAGTCCTGGTATTCTGTGCCAGATTTTATCTGCACTTCGGTAGCGACAGTAAAAATGCTCTTGAAAAGCCTATAGATGAACTGTTGTCTCGCCTGGAAATTCCACCCCCGTACAATACAGAGGCTCCATTCATCATGGCCATGGCCGCAAGCTGGCTTGGGAGAACCTGTCCGGTGATGGTTCCCTATTACCGGTCAACCATTTCACAATCACAATCCATTTTTCGCGATCAACTCCGATTAAGCCTTCCGTCTTTGAAGATTGAAGAAGAGACGAGTCTGAACTCATTACCTCCGGTTGACCTGCTACTGCCAGATTACAACATGGTGATCGACATTCAGGGGCCTTTCCATTACGTGGGGGGTGATTTCAAAACCAGGAATGGCCCGACTTTGTTGAAAATCGCCCTGCTGCAAAAATTAGGGTTTGAGGTTATTGAAATCCCGGTGACAGAGCTGGATGACCGGGATTCAATGCAAAGCGTTATTGAGCAAATAAAGACAAAGTTAGCCATCCTGCCAGAGGCTGATGGCCCTGTGTTACTGAACAGCGAGAAGGCGGTAGATGACGTATACATTACTGCCGATGAAGAAGGGCAATTTTCCGATGACTGTTATTTTTCCGCCGAAGAAGATTTAAGCAGTTAA
- a CDS encoding RAP domain-containing protein has protein sequence MKGSYKQPDDRTDSTKSGRYRHGTVRLMIAPLPYIQRCNERHPASDACSANRPPGHSVKPDHGFNALITQEKMDWLVEVSARYSDRYDGKKHSQFATLIKQYTAASQRPLNHSEQRQLIPLLHNFKATPGWTWRSLTTTFHSFTSAGVFTPHQYMDEWVKEAQAALLSTLLDSVILKCNQKPEARGIDAQGTVNLLWALAKLVDNGLALEKTVKLKEVVAALLPHVKTKAEAKEEKDRFNTQGTANLLWALAKLVDNGLALEKTAKLKEVVAALLPQVKTIAESKEEKDRVSTQGTTNLLWALAKLVDNGLKLEKTPKLKEAVVALLPHVTTKAKSKKEKDRFKLKEVASLLWAVAKLVDNGLELEKTAKLKEAVCVLLPCVKTKAESKEEKDHFKPQAVANLLWALAKLVDNGLELEKTTKLKEAVAALLPQVKTKAEAKKDHFIPQHIVNLMWAVAKLVDNGLEKTAKLKEAVNALLPHVATRAESKEEKDHFKTQGIANLLWALAKLVDNGLALEKTVKLKETVAALLPHVKIKAESKEEQDHFKPQAVANLLWAMAKLVDNGLELEKTPKLKEALAALLYHVKTRAESKEEKDRFKSQGTINLLWAVVILVDNGLELEKTPKLKEALAALLYHVKTKAESKEEKDHFNTQGIANLLWALAKLGEAIELNLVKSTFDFLVDRISKTPRLSQQSILMSLWGVMVFAARFYLESGSNDKHSLEKHIGELFSRLESTSSGSIEDQSIIAMAAYWLGRACPVVPDYQTLISQSQSILRDQLQSSFPSLKIEEEKSLNSLPPVDLLLPEYHMVIDVQGPSHYVSGDFKTRNGPTLLKIALLQKSGLEVIEIPVTRLVNQETIKIVIEQIKTKLAVPPKAYGSLLHNSGEGSEDEAYVTADEGGEFSDDCYFTAEEYVEEPTEKTKKRNRRRKKSVKKAD, from the coding sequence GTGAAAGGCAGTTATAAACAACCGGATGATCGTACCGATTCTACAAAAAGTGGGCGATACAGACATGGCACAGTCAGGCTTATGATTGCGCCACTGCCCTATATCCAGAGGTGTAATGAACGTCATCCTGCTTCTGATGCCTGCTCTGCTAACCGTCCACCAGGACACTCAGTAAAACCTGATCATGGTTTTAATGCTCTCATCACACAAGAAAAAATGGATTGGCTGGTGGAAGTATCTGCCCGTTACAGTGATCGCTATGATGGTAAAAAACACAGTCAATTTGCCACTTTAATTAAACAATACACAGCAGCGTCACAACGACCTTTAAATCACAGTGAACAACGTCAACTGATACCCTTGTTGCACAATTTTAAAGCGACACCCGGGTGGACTTGGCGAAGCCTGACGACAACGTTTCATTCATTTACTTCAGCGGGTGTTTTTACCCCTCATCAATACATGGATGAGTGGGTTAAGGAAGCTCAAGCTGCTTTACTGTCAACTTTACTTGATTCAGTAATACTTAAGTGCAACCAAAAACCTGAAGCCAGGGGGATTGATGCACAGGGTACCGTCAACCTGCTGTGGGCCTTGGCGAAACTGGTGGACAATGGGCTGGCTCTGGAGAAGACAGTGAAGCTGAAAGAGGTCGTGGCTGCGCTGTTACCCCATGTGAAAACCAAAGCCGAAGCAAAAGAAGAGAAAGACCGCTTCAACACTCAAGGTACCGCTAACCTGCTGTGGGCCCTGGCGAAACTGGTGGACAATGGGCTGGCGCTGGAGAAGACAGCGAAGCTGAAAGAGGTCGTGGCTGCGCTGTTACCCCAGGTGAAAACCATAGCCGAATCAAAAGAAGAGAAAGACCGCGTCAGCACTCAAGGTACCACTAACCTGCTGTGGGCCCTGGCGAAACTGGTGGACAACGGGCTAAAGCTGGAGAAGACGCCGAAGCTCAAAGAGGCCGTGGTTGCGCTGTTGCCCCATGTGACAACCAAAGCCAAATCAAAAAAAGAGAAAGACCGCTTCAAGCTAAAGGAAGTCGCCAGTCTACTGTGGGCCGTGGCAAAACTGGTGGACAACGGACTGGAGCTGGAGAAGACAGCGAAGCTCAAAGAGGCCGTGTGTGTGCTGTTGCCCTGTGTGAAAACCAAAGCCGAATCAAAAGAAGAGAAAGACCACTTCAAGCCACAGGCAGTCGCCAACCTGCTGTGGGCCTTGGCGAAACTGGTGGACAACGGGCTCGAGCTGGAGAAGACAACAAAGCTCAAAGAGGCCGTGGCCGCGCTGTTGCCCCAGGTGAAAACCAAAGCAGAAGCAAAGAAAGACCACTTTATTCCTCAACATATCGTCAACCTTATGTGGGCCGTGGCAAAACTGGTGGACAATGGGCTGGAGAAGACAGCGAAGCTCAAAGAGGCCGTGAACGCGTTGTTGCCCCATGTGGCAACCAGGGCCGAATCAAAAGAGGAGAAAGACCACTTCAAAACTCAAGGTATTGCCAACTTGCTGTGGGCCCTGGCGAAACTGGTGGATAATGGCCTGGCGCTGGAGAAGACAGTGAAGCTCAAAGAGACCGTGGCCGCGCTGTTGCCCCATGTGAAAATCAAAGCCGAATCAAAAGAAGAGCAAGACCACTTCAAGCCACAGGCAGTGGCCAACCTGCTGTGGGCAATGGCGAAACTGGTGGACAACGGGCTCGAGCTGGAGAAGACACCGAAGCTCAAAGAGGCCCTGGCCGCGCTGTTGTACCATGTGAAAACCAGAGCTGAATCAAAAGAGGAGAAAGACCGCTTCAAGTCTCAAGGTACCATCAACCTGCTGTGGGCCGTGGTGATACTGGTGGACAACGGGCTGGAGCTGGAGAAGACACCGAAGCTCAAAGAAGCTCTGGCCGCGCTGTTGTACCATGTGAAAACCAAAGCCGAATCAAAAGAAGAGAAAGACCACTTCAACACTCAAGGTATCGCCAACCTGCTTTGGGCCCTGGCGAAACTGGGTGAGGCCATTGAGCTGAACCTGGTGAAATCTACGTTCGATTTTCTTGTTGACAGAATCAGTAAAACACCTCGGCTCTCTCAGCAAAGTATATTGATGTCTCTCTGGGGAGTGATGGTATTTGCTGCCAGGTTTTATCTGGAATCAGGCAGTAATGATAAACACTCCCTTGAAAAGCACATAGGCGAACTATTTTCTCGCCTGGAAAGTACATCTTCGGGCAGTATAGAGGATCAATCCATCATTGCCATGGCTGCATATTGGCTTGGGAGAGCGTGTCCGGTGGTTCCCGATTACCAGACACTCATTTCACAATCTCAATCCATCCTCCGCGATCAACTCCAATCAAGCTTTCCTTCGTTGAAGATTGAAGAAGAAAAGAGTCTGAACTCATTACCTCCGGTTGACCTGCTACTACCAGAGTACCACATGGTGATCGACGTTCAGGGACCTTCCCATTACGTGAGTGGTGATTTCAAAACCAGGAATGGGCCGACGTTGCTGAAAATCGCCCTGCTGCAAAAATCAGGATTAGAGGTCATTGAGATCCCGGTGACCAGGCTTGTGAACCAGGAGACAATAAAAATAGTTATTGAGCAAATAAAGACCAAGTTAGCCGTCCCACCAAAGGCTTATGGCTCTTTGTTACATAACAGCGGGGAGGGGTCAGAAGATGAGGCATACGTTACTGCCGATGAAGGAGGGGAATTTTCTGATGACTGTTATTTTACCGCCGAAGAATATGTAGAAGAGCCAACAGAAAAAACAAAAAAGAGAAACAGAAGGAGAAAAAAGTCAGTGAAAAAGGCTGACTGA
- a CDS encoding transposase encodes MVIRILPCATQFIDHLDQALRRAPQAQRLTTKQRYFLAFVISAMILTQKLCWATMERRSLGQYTSAALWWMFYRSEIVWHLLLRISVLVIIGRYGLSEGNLLIDDTGRSRCKRTKKIGKTHKIREKKTSGYVNGQELVFLVLQTPLVTIPIDFRFYMPDPKMTEWRKKRDLLKKQGVPPKDRPPKPKPNSEYPTKQLLALDLIQAFQRHFPDINVTGILADALYGDAHFMDGASSVFSGTQVVSQLRWNQTVIYKNKEVNLKTYFDSYLGPGVKKTLVIRGGKEQKVTVLSARLKVKAHGQKRFIIALKYEGEDDYRYLAATDVSWRHDDIARLHTLRWLIEVFFEDWKLHEGWCNRALQQGIEGSERGVILSVLCDHMLLLHPEQSARLEHKQPALTVGCLVEKLRIDALLDIIRTVVDSENPQEQFKKLTESLEDYRPVRISSKHMAGRELGRMMPTASLKYRLPEYQTLVH; translated from the coding sequence ATGGTTATACGTATTCTTCCCTGCGCTACTCAATTTATTGATCATCTCGATCAAGCCTTACGCCGTGCTCCGCAAGCTCAGCGACTGACTACCAAGCAACGCTATTTTCTGGCATTTGTCATTTCGGCAATGATTCTGACGCAGAAGCTCTGTTGGGCAACCATGGAACGTCGAAGCCTTGGCCAATACACATCAGCCGCCTTATGGTGGATGTTTTACCGATCCGAAATTGTCTGGCATCTACTGCTACGCATCAGTGTTCTCGTCATTATTGGCCGCTATGGTTTATCAGAGGGAAATCTTCTTATTGACGACACCGGGCGCTCACGATGCAAACGAACCAAAAAGATAGGCAAGACCCACAAGATTAGGGAGAAGAAGACCAGTGGTTATGTCAACGGTCAGGAGCTGGTCTTTCTGGTTTTACAAACCCCGCTGGTGACCATTCCCATTGACTTCCGGTTCTATATGCCTGACCCGAAGATGACCGAATGGCGGAAGAAAAGAGACTTGTTGAAAAAACAGGGAGTTCCTCCAAAGGATCGACCTCCCAAGCCAAAGCCCAACAGTGAGTACCCAACAAAACAGCTACTGGCGCTGGATTTGATTCAGGCCTTCCAACGCCACTTTCCTGATATAAACGTCACCGGCATCCTGGCGGACGCTCTCTATGGTGATGCCCATTTTATGGATGGAGCTTCCTCAGTCTTCTCGGGAACACAGGTTGTTAGCCAGCTCCGTTGGAACCAGACGGTGATCTACAAAAACAAAGAAGTTAATCTGAAGACCTATTTTGACAGTTATCTCGGGCCTGGCGTTAAAAAAACTCTGGTCATACGAGGAGGAAAGGAGCAAAAGGTGACGGTATTGTCTGCCCGTCTCAAGGTCAAAGCCCATGGGCAGAAGCGATTTATTATTGCTTTGAAATACGAGGGAGAGGACGACTATCGCTATCTGGCCGCCACGGATGTTTCCTGGCGTCATGATGATATTGCCCGGCTTCACACGCTGAGGTGGTTGATCGAGGTGTTCTTTGAGGACTGGAAACTTCATGAAGGCTGGTGCAACAGAGCCTTGCAGCAAGGCATTGAAGGGTCTGAGCGTGGCGTGATCCTGAGCGTGCTGTGTGACCATATGTTGCTCCTTCATCCTGAACAATCTGCCCGCTTGGAACACAAGCAGCCTGCGCTTACCGTTGGCTGTCTGGTCGAGAAGCTCAGAATCGATGCGTTGCTGGATATCATCCGGACAGTTGTGGATTCAGAAAATCCTCAGGAGCAGTTCAAGAAGCTGACGGAGTCTCTGGAAGACTACCGGCCAGTGAGAATATCCAGCAAGCATATGGCGGGCAGGGAGCTGGGGAGAATGATGCCAACTGCTTCACTCAAGTATCGTTTACCGGAATATCAAACACTTGTGCATTAG